The genomic region GCCCGTCACGGCGCCGGGCAAGAAAGATGAAGACCGGCTCAGCACGCGCGCCGTCCTGGCGCTGATGCTCGATCGCAGGTATCTCGGCTTTTTCACCGCGCAGTTTTTCGCCTCGATGACGCGCGGCGTGCTCTGGGGCGGAACGCTGCTGCTTTACGCGACCTACGCCTATGATGCGGGCCCGCAACTGCTCGGCGGTCTGGCGACGACCATCAGCATCGTCGGAATTCCGATCACGCTATCGTGCGGCTATCTGATGGACCGGTTCGGGCGCAAAACCACGATGGTGCCGGGATTTCTCTTGATCGCTCTCGGCCTCGTGTTCCTCGCGTCGAGCGCGGAGTGGCGCTGGAGCCTCGCCACTTTCATCGCCGGCTTCATCTGGATCAACGGCGCCGGGAGCATCACGTCCGGCAGCATGCAGGTGCTCGGCTCGGACATGGCGCCGGCGGCGGCGCGCGGACGGTTCTTCGGCTTCTGGCGTCTTATCGGCGAGATCGGCGGGCTCATCAGCCCCGCTCTGTTTGCTTTCCTTGCGGAGCACATCGCCTACAGCGCTGCTTTCGCTCTTTTCGCCCTCTTTTCCCTCGCCACCGCCGCGCTGCTGGCGTTTTCCGTCAAGGAAACCATCGGGCGGGGAAAATTACAGTAGATCTCGGAAGCGCAACGACCATTCGCCCAGCCGGGGGTCTCTCTCCGGGCTGATGCGATACGGCTGTGTTACGCGGCACGAGACTTCTAACGGAAAATTTTGCAACTACGCCTTATACTTCCTCGTCCCACGCATCAGCCCTTCGAGAAACCCCCGACCGGGCGAATCCCCCACTTCCAGCCGGTCAGAAAGGTCCAGATACAAGGCGCGCGAGAAATCGACGAGCGGAGGCGTACTCTTTTCAGTACGTCGCATAGCTCGCCACCGGCGAGCGTTTAAGACTGTCGCGATTCGAAGCGCGATAATCGCAACGCTCGCCGGTGGCGAGCTATGGTAGCTGGAGCTTTATGGCCGTCTGGGCGGGTGGAGGAAGAGACTGAGGAACGCCGATACGATCAGCATCGCGATGAAGAGGCTGAAGGAAAGGAAATAACTTTGCGTGGCGTCGAAGAGGAGACCGAAAAACGGCGGACCGCCGGCGGCGAAGCCATGGGTGAGGAGCGAGCCCATGCCGCGGATTTTTCCCAGCGAGATGCGGCCGAAGTAGTTGGCCCAGATCATTTCGGAAAGGATCGAAGTTCCACCCAGGCCGATGCCGTAGAGAAAAAAACCGGCGTAAAGAAAAAAAATGCCCTGGCCCGAGAGCGCGCACACGAGCCCCGCGGCTTCAATCAGAAACTTGGCCGTGATGAGCCGGGCGATATTCCGGCGCTCGGCGAGGAATCCCCAGACGATCGGCGTGCTGAACTGCATGAACGCTATGATGCTCAGAACCAGCGCCGCCACGATCGCGGGATGGCCCTGATCGCTCACGAAGGCGTAGACGTGAAGATTCAAGCCGGTCACGCCCACGCTCGCGACGCCGAAGGTGGTCGCAATGACCCAGAAGGCAGAAGTGCGCAGCGCTTCCCCGCGGCTCCAGACGACGTCGGCGAGCGCGCTCGGATGGGCTTTCCCGGCGCCGGCTCCGCTCGGAGT from Candidatus Binatia bacterium harbors:
- a CDS encoding MFS transporter — its product is MAKPTDPQKEIETAGVLSRYQLLTLYFPAFVLSLGYSIATPAIPVFAKSFDTGFGVASLVIVVHALGSLVAAVPTGFLVDRLGRRPMLLAGPILMAASSCMTALARSFAELLIYRLIGGVANEMWRQARLAIIADVAKNRQRGRQMSGMVGTEGAGKLLGPALGGVLATWSIRLPFFAHGALAFLAIVPSFFMVRESAPEPVTAPGKKDEDRLSTRAVLALMLDRRYLGFFTAQFFASMTRGVLWGGTLLLYATYAYDAGPQLLGGLATTISIVGIPITLSCGYLMDRFGRKTTMVPGFLLIALGLVFLASSAEWRWSLATFIAGFIWINGAGSITSGSMQVLGSDMAPAAARGRFFGFWRLIGEIGGLISPALFAFLAEHIAYSAAFALFALFSLATAALLAFSVKETIGRGKLQ